A single window of Cydia splendana chromosome 13, ilCydSple1.2, whole genome shotgun sequence DNA harbors:
- the LOC134796122 gene encoding uncharacterized protein LOC134796122, whose amino-acid sequence MLSRSGLYVTLITLLATGINCQRVAIAHLVANEISGSITFTETDDGLRVTGSITGLSAGEYGFHIHELGDVTTCLTTGAHFNPDGVNHGGRDHDVRHVGDFGNVQFVDVNRNGVATVDFTDHVATLRGRNNILGRALVLHEGTDDLGLGGHEDSLTTGNAGGRVACGVIGIVSPGEPWENSAVTTAPSLLLMIAAFMYSFIKF is encoded by the coding sequence ATGTTGTCTCGCTCAGGTTTATATGTGACTTTAATTACTTTGTTGGCAACTGGAATAAATTGCCAAAGGGTAGCTATAGCTCATTTGGTCGCTAATGAAATATCCGGGAGTATAACGTTCACGGAGACCGATGACGGTCTCCGAGTAACGGGCAGCATCACGGGACTGTCGGCGGGCGAGTACGGCTTTCACATTCACGAGCTGGGTGACGTGACGACATGCCTTACTACTGGAGCACACTTCAACCCTGACGGAGTAAATCACGGTGGAAGAGACCACGACGTGAGACACGTCGGAGACTTCGGGAACGTGCAGTTTGTGGACGTGAACAGAAACGGTGTAGCGACTGTTGATTTCACAGACCATGTGGCTACGCTGCGGGGTCGCAATAACATCCTCGGACGCGCGTTAGTGCTGCACGAAGGGACTGACGATCTAGGATTGGGCGGGCACGAGGACTCGCTGACGACGGGCAACGCCGGCGGGCGCGTGGCCTGCGGCGTCATCGGCATTGTGTCCCCTGGCGAACCTTGGGAAAACTCCGCTGTGACTACTGCGCCCTCGTTGTTATTGATGATTGCGGCATTCATGTACTCTTTCATCAAGTTCTAA